The window AACAAACAAATGTACAACTGtcctatttttttaaattacagaacATTCTCAAAACAACATAAGAGGAAAGATAGAAAGGACTTATTAGATATAAAATAACCGGGTAACTGCAGACCTTTTGAAGACCTTTTAagacaattattatattaatttaaacaattattattaattattatattaaattactgaaatatatcTAAGTGtcttaattgtttagatttttataatgcattagctTTTTGTAGATCCACTTGTTCACATTTAAAAACGTAGCAGAAATAGCAGACGGTTTATTGTAAAAGTAAACGGTTTTTCTGCCAGCAGCAGGTTTCACTTCCGGAACTAGCAGAAATATATCAGTTTCCCCTTTAACCACAGAGAGGGACTTTAAGACGTGCATTGCTCAAGTTTATTCAGAGAAATCATAGACTATTGAAGTTTCATCTACACACTCATCTGTATTGCAATTCTTGTGTTTCTGTCCCCAAATTTAATACCTCTTAACAATTAAGACTTTCTGTATCTTTTTAGAGTTTACATTGCCTTTTTAAGGACCAGCAGAAAATCCTAAGAACATAGTTTGGCAAGTGCAACTCTGGCGTTTCCTTTGTTTGTGTGTAGTAGTGCGATGAcgatttaaataacagatttctaAACACTCCAAACATAAAAGTATAACCTTGAACTTAAAAGTATAATCTGTTTACCATCTTGCTGTTTTCATggtctgtttttcatttattatttgctaATGTTAGTGAATGTTTACATTAGAGTGCATGTCTATCTACACTGAAATTAATACAGGCTGGGAACTAGACCTCTCCTGGTTGGAGATAGTATTACACTGAAAACAATATTTACGGACTTTACATTTCAAATACTTTCAAATTGATCATCGGAGTCTAAAATGATCCAGCGGGCCGTACTAAAAGATTGTGGTATACAGCAGTTTCAGTTTCTAATAACCAAAAATAGATTGCACTAGTGCCCCTTTAATCGGCTGTCAACATCTCTTTATCTGACTCTGTTTCTGTGACGATGAATCAGCAGAACATTCAGATGGCCAGTCCGCTCCTGTGAACGGTTGAAAAATTTGTAAAATGATGATGTCTTACAAGCAAATGAAGAATAGAGTCTACCTTTATATAACTAATGTAAAACACACAATATCAGCTCCATGTTCACATTCTAGTGAGTTATTCTCTGTGTTTTAGTGCTGATTTCAAGCATCCACTCTGCACACACTGAAGGTGAGTGAATCTCATCACATATTCACATGAGTGATTCTACACTGTTATAAACTAACTGTGGAAAGAAACTTGTTATCATGAtttcaaatacacatttttaacaaattatttgtgTGTTGTGATAAGAGGAAGAAATTTAACCAATGAAACAATAGCAGTGAAAAATACACAGCAAACATATTTCTTCAGATGATTCATAAGACACTATATAAGTGATTATAACAGCCAAAGACAACATTTCAGTCTAATCTGTTGTATTTAACCTGCATGTGTTTTGCAATTAactgcacagcaaaatccccagtgttaatttaacactccccagtgttaatttaacactctgagtgtggactcatataaacactgaagcagtgttaaaagtaacactgaagcagagttgaagttaatgagataattaagaagtcaattgagttatgattaagcattattgaagacacctgatgttaacaagcagaatcacaaacgagaaaaatcacaatttgtgtatcaccattatagtgttcagtgtttgctttagctgggatcttagcttgtaactttttacttttaaagtttgtttgtcaaaccaagagcaaaaatcattgcatgttgatgattatgttttaatgtaatcgttgtttgacatgaatcactcaactcctttacagtcttttctcaaagtaaaacttccattattgattgtcacagctttgattccacaatgaaaaaatctgtgttttctatacattttgtaggtatcccttgcaagtgattctgatttatttttattaaagaattctaattttaggcacacacagataacaataatcaacgtatgaatctcaacaacggtgacaaacaacatattcagataaacagaccaactctgaacatcacaaaactagatacaaaaaatgaacataaaaacagcaaaaataaaataaagttagaataaaaagttaaaaagacagttcagctcataatttattcatgccgcaatgcatgatgggagccatggatgagtttttattggctacaacatgcttttttgatggtcaccgttgttgtgatgctcacgctgattcctgatgtctgtctGTCCAagcaaaatattacttttttacgtagaactaactattaaaaacatgtcatactatgtcagaaatgctgggttgcttacttttcttttacacttaatttatgtatgcagtaaagaaacttaaactcaggcattcaggtcactctataacaaatagctcaaatcacaatcagtggcacacatgattgcctttgctgtggtctgtctgtatgatataattcagtcaccacagctacataaaatctaaagataataactgaagggtcaagatcccaactaaagcaaacattgaacactataatggtgatacacaaattgtgattttctcgtttggtgattctgcttgttaacatcaggtgtcttcaataatggtcaatcataactcaattaacttcttaattatctcattaacttcaactctgcttcagtgttacttttaacactgctttagtgtttatatgagtccacactcaatagtgttaaattaacactggggattttgctgtgtgtgttattatttttattattattatttaattgtcatattttatcaTTGTGAACTGTTGTCATTGTACAGAAAGACCAAAACCCAAAGTGTCCATTAAACCTGCTCAAcatgtgttcagaggagagaaaGTCACTCTCAGATGTGATATATATGATGAAGGAGTCACTAGCTGGAGCTACAGCTGGTATAAAGAAGGTTCAGACAGCATTTTCAGTTATCAGCAGGAACACACACTCATGTCTGTTACTGAGTCTGACGCAGGTAAATACACCTGTGACGGATTTAAAGGATCACGCTGGACACAAGAGAGTGATGCAGTTACTctgacagtatcaggtgagtTTCATCGTctcttcatacacacacaaacacacgtttaacatgttattaataaGTGATTTCTCTGTTTCAGATCCCAGAGCAGTTTTAAGTGCTTCTTAAGTTGTTAAAAAGTGATCAGATTTTTTGGGGACTAAATCCCAAACTCGTGTTGGTCTTTTTTGTGCTTACTCTTTTGAATATTTTGGCTAAAAACAGAATTCATATCCTGTTCTCAAAATGAGGAAGATGTTTTCTGGAGTCTTGATCATCAGACAAAATATTTcctcaactgttttttttttttctcctattcattttattttcacaaaagatTGTTTTTATGGTTCAACATAACCAAATTACACTCTAAGAAAGTAGATGTGATGTATCTCTGCAGAATAAGTTAAATAAACTCTCAGAATTAATactaatttttttctattgttgACCTCTTTGCCAttttgagttttactgtaaactgctgtaaacaaaactttgttAACATGTCTCTTTGACTGCTGCTGTAGATGTAGTTGTGTGGCACAGAAGCTCAAACTCTGGGTAATTAATGTAAAGATTGTGTTAGAAACCCGTCTGATGGTCTTTGCACATTTGTTGTCCTTGAACTCTTTGCACTGAACTGAGGGAATGATCACCAAACTTGTTCCTGTAATTGCTGTTTGCAGCCTTATTTCTTGCATTTTATTAGAAATCAGTATGCACTAATGATTTACCAGTGATCTTCTGCTGAAAACCTTTCATAACTCATGATCACACTGACTATATATTGACAGGTCCTCCTAAACCAACTCTGACTGTTAAGCCACAGAGTTCAGTGTTCACTGGAGACTCAGTTACTCTGAGATGTGAGCTGATTCAGTCACAGAATGGATGGGAGTTTCTCTGGAGAAAAGACTCAAATCCTGAATCTACTgaagctaaaactaaaacaataaatcatGTTGAAGTCTCTGATGGAGGACAGTACAGGTGCAGAGCACGAAGAAGAGAATATTACACAGATTACAGTAAACCAGTAGTAGTGACAATATATGGCAAGTATCAAagtacaatttttattatttgtatgtattaaatTACTACATTATTTCACTGTGAATTGTTTTCATTGTACAGAAAGACCAAAACCCAAAGTGACCATTACACCTGCTCAACATGTATTCAGAGGAGAGAAAGTCACTCTCAGATGTGACATATATGATGAAGGAGTCACTAGCTGGAGATACAGCTGGTATAAAGTAGGTTCAGTCAGGTTTATCAGTGATCAACAGGAACACACACTCATGTCTGTTACTGAGTCTGACGCAGGTAAATACAGCTGTAAAGGATCAGAGACAGAAGGATCACGCAGGTCACAAATGAGTGATAAAGTGacactgacagtatcaggtgaggTCCATCATCtcttaatacacacacaaacacatgtataACATGTTATTAATGAGTGATTTCTCTGTTTCAGATCCCAGAGCAGTGTTAAGTGTTTCTCCACAGAACTGGTTGACTGAAGGAGatccagtgactctgatctgtgagGTTCACAGCTTCTCTACAGGCTGGACGTTCAGCTGGTTCACTTTAACTGTCTCACCAGGTAAGTTATAATGTGCTTCATGTGCTAACTTCTGATTAGCTGATTTGATTCAAGCCCAAAATACCATTtaatacactgtaaaccctaataagttcacagaactcaaaacattttttgtaacagattacataaaaacatttaagtgatgtttttaaatgttttaagtttacataaaatttaaaattacatttacaggTGCCTTAAATTAACACAgttatcttataaatattgatattccTCAACTTATAAAAAGAGAGTAATTCACTCAAAATTTTCTCTTTCACAACTCACACTGTAAAaatttttgccgttaaataacagtaattttctggcagcaggggtgccagtaaagtactgttaatttacagctcttaaccattaatttaccactcttattttttaacagcattttaccttatattctaccatggaaattaactccactcccactgcttcaaacagttcgactttttaaaactagcattcctacgatgttagtactatgaacttatttcatttgagtccactgagaaggaatatttcttaatataacaatgcaaacacttaatgtgcagtaataaagtaactaaatacatgacttttactcaaatcactgcagctcattgtcagctgtattacacatgtatgtgctgaagtacttaacacagagatcatcactgtatcagtgactccacatttactgtctttatataaagcagcagaagatcagaatttgtggctcatcggtccgtgtacgttttgatagtttgttttccaatttgaaatgaaataagcagaaacgagAAAACAGCCCCTTTattcgtttttcgtttttttgaaaaaactgaaaaacgAGATTACGGCTTGATTTTTCGTTTTTTAGTTCAGaggcataaaacgaataaatgacttcaaaattcgttttccacatgtgggcgGTCCTAAGACGCCCCCTTCCGCCGATTGGTCAAGCAAATCTGGGCACGTGACGTCATCAGTTGTCGCTCAggtctgttcaacaaaataatagtcctctaacgttactatggctaccgattcttaaactgtgcagggcaggtcctgttgggctttCTTCTCTGCAACTTTACGCAtttcacagaaatctttacatcagaaatattaaatattagtctgccaccagcccgttttaattagcggtgcggagttaaatctgtgtggtgaagctgcgctagacagcgacgagcgggagaggatcaatgaccagtgttcggtcagcagtcagaacttgggtaccgatgatgatgaaatacatttttactgaaaatgacccgcgagtatgattgacagtacgatagcggagacaattaaaagcgcaatataaGCTCTTTGTTTGCTTTGGTAACCACACCAAAGGGCTCCAGGGTCAAGAAGTAAAGACTTTCTAGATGGATAGTACACTGttaaaatcgctgtaaaaaaaacggccaaatttcgacagtaaaatagtgtttttcattgaaacagtgcattctgggtaatattcatcgtttttgagaagtagcctgctgctatatatcgtaaattaacaacattcaaagtcgacactcagcggctgtgtttcaaatcacaccctacaccctcattcactattccctacatgagtttactaatatagtccacctgatagagagaatgaacactaatgagtgaattcagacaatgatcaacagctgctgttaatgagtagaatcactgaagaaaaaaaaacataacaagacaaacacatgaaatacaactgacttcagccacagccttagatgaaatcaactaaagatttaaacgatcaacaaacagcttcaccaacttcacacattactaaccagactgactttatttctgtcagatcagagaacagagatcaaaagatcttactgagaattaaagagatttagatgataatgttactgtttcgtttagcgttaCCAttttggagatcagtgtttgctttagttgggctcctgaccattgacttttgcactttaaattttgttttattgctgtatttgtatctttatgatgcatctgttacagcagtattaattttgatagtcaagtgattatgattgtttctaacaggcatgatctactagactgacttaaagtgttactatgataatcaaatattaatttggtgttgaaatatttgagtgaatgacacttaaattttgtaagattgaaaagtagtgtgataaccaggatttatggatttaacgactagttttagttaaaaagcaTTTCGGGCCGCaatccccacaacactcaaagagagaaatcaacaatcagcatatgaatctcaacaatggtgacaatcaaaaggttcatgatgcaatgcatgctgggtaccagcacaggataaaactcatccatgattcccagcatgcattgcggcatgaataaattatgccactgaattgttcacttattttcttgaattcatatgtgcttataattttgcatttgttttaagttttagtagcatgtgttgtgatgttcagaactgatcttttcatttattttgtggattgtcaccattgttgtgattcatacgctgattcttgatgtttctgtctaaatttcagctaaggtttttttttttattatgagtgaaattttcttaacagtagtATCAAtgttcaataagagaagagacacgggattagatcagaaataatagtatttgttcttgtcaatctataaacaacaatatcagattttttttcttctgtgtacttttgttttgctataacaggttccaaaatcgcattgttacagcatgtaaaaaaaaaaaaaaaaaaaaccttagttgttgaaaagtcacgttcaagagcccaactaaagtaaacactgatctccatcatggtagtgaaaaaaacacctaaacctatttaactctccataagttcttctgtagacatctgacagaaataaagtcagtctggtaagtaatgtgaatctggtgaagctgttttagtagttgtttaatcagatcttgagagatttgatgtattcttttattcagttgatttcatctaaggctgtggctgaagtcatttgtagttcttgtgtttctctttccttcagtgattctgcaggtgtttatcactgatgctcaatcatcaattaatcacataattatctcattaacttcactgattcagtgttactcaaacactctgtagtgtgcacacattataagtgttcatttaaaactgaggattttcttgtggggtttaaagggttaaagatttaagatgaagaaaaaacagcatgaaacataatttaacagtaataaactgtaattaatttacaggaaacaaactgtaaaaaaacagttatttactggcacccctgctgccagtaaataactgtttttctactgtttcttgccgtaaattaatggttgccagcaaaaaaagtgtttttctacagttttttgccgtcaagtcaaggaaaaacagtaatatactgtaaaatgtaaacgtcaaatttaccaaatgaaaaaaaagttaatttaactaaaatatttgtgaacatccatagaaaaaaaataggcaaagtcatacactgataatgagagtaaatactgaacttgactgtattaatgtgtgtttgcacaagagagatcgtttagtttaatgtagttttgttgttcaccattgtgctggagagtagagcctgtgcttcagtcaatgatgagccacaaattctgattttctgctgctttatataaaggcagtaaatgtggagttgctgatacagtgatgatctctgtgttgagtatttcagcacatacatgtgtaatacagctgacaatgagctgcagtgatttgagtaaaagtcatgtatttagttactttattactgcacattaagtgtaagaaatattccttctcagtggactcaaatgaaatatgttcatagtactaacatcgtaggaatgctagtttttaaaactcgaactgtttgaagcagtgggagtggagttaatttccatggtagaatttacggtaaaatactgttaaaaaataagagtggtaaattaatggttaagaactgtaaattaacagtactttactggcacccctgctgccagaaaattactgttatttaacggcaaaagtttttacagtgtataacgtggggaaatacactcaaatttagttttttgctgtccatcctcagcctaaccacaggctctactcttcaccacaacagTAACACTATAAAACCAGAATAACAGAAACCTTTATAAATTCtaacatttaaattaagtccaatgaatattcattattatttgagtgcaatcaACTAATTTCATTAGATTAATTTCACTggatacactgtaaaaccgaacattCTCTGGTTCTCCAGATCAGTATGATCAGCTgtcagacagcagcagaggagcagGAGGAAACTACACGGTCAGTTCTGTTGCTCTAAATCACACAGGAGTTTATGTgtgcagagcagagagagagaaatcagtcTATAAAACACCGTTcagcaacacacagctgctgTGGGTCACTGGTGAGTTCAAACAGAGTTAAACTATCGGTTCATATCTAATCAAGAGTATTTCTATACTCAAATCTGAAACTGAAGCTGtgattgtcttctcaggtgtttctccTCCAGTCTCTCTGATCGTCAGTCCCAGCAGAACTCAACACttcacatctgtctctctctctctgagctgtgagGACCAGAGTAACTCTACTGGATGGAGAGTGAGGAGATACACAGACGGTGGACGGCTGGAAGATTGTTCATTACGTGGAGGATCTACATGTACATTCAGCTCCACCGTCCCATCACACACTGGAGTGTACTGGTGTGAgtctgaatctggagagaaaCATCAtcctgttaatatcactgtacaCTGTGAGTCTGTGGTTCTGTATTTAATCAGTTTACAATCAGTTTACAATCAATGCAGGAAACAGGTTGATTAATAATCAGTGGACAAAAAACACTCAACGAGGAAGTGGTaccaaaaatgtaatcatttataaaatgaaaCTATTTATGTGATCGGTGTGTGTTTGCTCTGTTTCTGTagctggtgtgattctggagagtcCTGTTCATCCTGTGACTGAAGGAGATCATCTGATTCTGCGCTGTTTATATCAGCATACAACCCCAGCAAACCTCAGAGCTGATTTCTATAAAGATGGATCGCTCATCCAGAATCAAACTACAGAGATGTCCATCACCACTGTCTCAAAGTCACATGAGGGTTTCTACTACTGCAAACACCCGACGAGAGGAGAGTCACCCAAGAGCTGGATCTCAGTGAGGGATAAGTGTAAGAGCTATAAACACTATTGAAATATTTCTGTAGACTTTACAGCactaatctaaatttaaaaatatatctcagCTTCCGCAGACTCAAGGTCTTATAAACCCATGATAATTGGAGTGACTGCAGGACTGACTATCACTTTTTTGATCATTGTCTTCTTAGTCCTGATGTGGCGCTACAGAAACAACAAAGGTTAGATAAATTTTCCATAGCACATTTGCAAATACTAGCTCTGTTTCTATCCCACAACAGCCTGAGATGGTTCTCTGGTCTTAACTGGTCTCCTAACCTGGTGAAGCTGTTATGTCGGCCGATTTTAGAAGGTTTCTGAGCAGTTTTCAGCTGCacttttcaaaataaaggtttcaaacaGGGTTTTCACAGCGATGAcacagaagaaccttttttttctttttttttactacgAAGAGCTTTTTGTGCATAGAAAAGGTTCCTTTGAATGCCAATAAAGACATGTTATGTTTGTGTAGGTGGAAGATCTCCCTGTACTGTGAGTCAACAGCAGAGCCTCAGTCAGACATCAGAGCAGAACCAGAGAGAAGTGCGAGACAAGACACTGCTCACTGGTCAGTCTTTACCCTCTACCCATAAATCTATACCCCTAAACCTTTAGAAGACACGTATGGGTAACttttaacttaatatatatatatatataatattacacacatattaataaatgtaatgcaattaATGCAAGTAATTTATTACAGGAACTGCTCATATTTATGACTCTACTGCAGCTATTTATACAACTGCTGATAATGACATAAGCACAGGTAAATAACATATTTTAGAACTTAAGTCCATCTTTTTGTCACTGTGATATCTGCAGAGCAAATCCAGTTAAACCAAGTGTTTTTTCCTCATTGTAGACAGTGTAAGTGCACCTTCTGAACTCACCTATGCTGAGATTGAACTGAAATCtacaaagaaagagaagaaaaagaaagaaaacaaaggtaaactgaaataaaagtatcTGCTCTTATGATGTTATGATCATAACAGTAGCAAAAATCACCACATTATTTTCCTACAAGTCAGTTTGTGGCTGTGAACGGTGAAATTGACCCGATAcgaaataataatttgattgttattgtttaaaaataatataactatTCTCTCTGTATGAAAATAGACCACTCACTAACATATATTAGCAGTAGagagtttataaatattttgatatttcatatcaCTGTTGGACATACAGCTAATGATATTAACTGTTGACATCTTTTAGAGAATAAACCTGAGAGTTCTGACTGCGTTTACTCTAAACTCAAGCTGCAGACAGATCAAGGTGAGTCAAACTAAAATCATCAGTCACAGTACACTCAAAAGAAACTGCTTAAACAAGCCTCAAACAGAATtgaggattaaaataaaatactgtatataaaaattaaaaacgtGCATTTtgaattaaaggtatagttcacccaaaaattaaaattatgtcattaatgactcaccctcatgtcgttccaaacccgtgagacgtCTGTTCACCTTTGGTTTggtatgacatgagggtgagtcattaatgacatcatttacatttttcggtgaactaaccctttaatttgtatatatatttaggtgCTGGGTCTGGTGAAGTGATTTATGctcaagttaaataaaaatgtccagAGGAGAAACGTTCAATCCCAGGATGCTGATGGGTGGAAATGAACCAGGATCATCAGTAATCTTTATGATATTGATCActtaatggaaatatatatatatatatatatatatatatatatatatatatatat is drawn from Carassius auratus strain Wakin chromosome 40, ASM336829v1, whole genome shotgun sequence and contains these coding sequences:
- the LOC113058192 gene encoding Fc receptor-like protein 5, translating into MELSQLPLVLLLISSIHSAHTEERPKPKVSIKPAQHVFRGEKVTLRCDIYDEGVTSWSYSWYKEGSDSIFSYQQEHTLMSVTESDAGKYTCDGFKGSRWTQESDAVTLTVSGPPKPTLTVKPQSSVFTGDSVTLRCELIQSQNGWEFLWRKDSNPESTEAKTKTINHVEVSDGGQYRCRARRREYYTDYSKPVVVTIYERPKPKVTITPAQHVFRGEKVTLRCDIYDEGVTSWRYSWYKVGSVRFISDQQEHTLMSVTESDAGKYSCKGSETEGSRRSQMSDKVTLTVSDPRAVLSVSPQNWLTEGDPVTLICEVHSFSTGWTFSWFTLTVSPDQYDQLSDSSRGAGGNYTVSSVALNHTGVYVCRAEREKSVYKTPFSNTQLLWVTGVSPPVSLIVSPSRTQHFTSVSLSLSCEDQSNSTGWRVRRYTDGGRLEDCSLRGGSTCTFSSTVPSHTGVYWCESESGEKHHPVNITVHSGVILESPVHPVTEGDHLILRCLYQHTTPANLRADFYKDGSLIQNQTTEMSITTVSKSHEGFYYCKHPTRGESPKSWISVRDKSSADSRSYKPMIIGVTAGLTITFLIIVFLVLMWRYRNNKGGRSPCTVSQQQSLSQTSEQNQREVRDKTLLTGTAHIYDSTAAIYTTADNDISTDSVSAPSELTYAEIELKSTKKEKKKKENKENKPESSDCVYSKLKLQTDQGAGSGEVIYAQVK